A stretch of DNA from Limnohabitans sp. MORI2:
GCTTCTTCTTCGGCGGGGGCTTCGTCAAAACCGTCGCTCATGGCGACGACGCCTTGTGCCTCTTCCACAGGCGCGGGGGCAGTTACGGCCATGAAAATAGCACCCATGATGACCAAGGCAGAAATGGCAGGCAGCAAGGCAATGCCCAGTTGCTTGAGCAACTCTTCCATTGGTACAGAGGCGTTACGCTTGCCCTTGATCGCGCCGATCAGGCCGGGCAATACTTTGTTGCTGACGGTGGATGACACCTCTTGCGCCACGGGAGGCAAGGCGATGTAGCGGTCTTCGGCAGACATCGGCGGTGCCAAATGGGGTTTCAGTTTTGCAATTACGACGACATAGGCCACATACAGGGTCGCCAACATGATGCCGGGGAAGAATGCCCCCGCATACAACTTGACGACTGACACGCCTGCGGTAGCGCCGTAAACGATCAACATCACGGAAGGGGGAATCAAAATTCCCAAGCAACCACCTGCAGTAATTGCACCTGCTGACAACTGCACGCTATAGCCTGCGCGCAACATGGCAGGCAAAGCCAGCAAGCCCATCAAGGTCACCACCGCTCCCACGATGCCTGTGGCAGTGGCGAAGATGGCACAGGTGATGATGGTGGCTACTGCCAACGAGCCTGGCACACGCGCGGTGGCCAAGTGCATGCTCTTGAACAGCTTCTCAATCAAGTTGGCGCGTTCAATGAGGTAACCCATGAATACAAACAACGGGATGGAAATCAACACATCGTTGGACATCACTGAATAAGTGCGTTGCACCATCAAGTCCAAGGTTTGTGTGACGGCCAAGTCGGGGTTTTGCGCTCGATAAGCGAGCCAGGCGAAGATCATGCCCATGCCCATTAGGGTGAAGGCGGTGGGAAAGCCCAACATGATGGCCACCACGACCAGCGCCAACATCAACAAACCTAAGTGGCCGTTGGTCATCTCTGCCACGGGCGGCAGCAGCACAAATGCTGCCAGCACCACCATGGCCATGATGCTTAGACCAAACCAAATTTCTTTTTTCATTTGTGTGCTCCCTGCTCGCCAGTGACGTACGCATCTAATTTGGCGATGTCCTCGTCTTTGACGTGAACCATTTCTTTGAGTTTTTCGACGTCCACTTCATCCACGTCGTCGCCGCGCGAGGGCCATTCACCTTCTTGTAAACACACAATGCAGCGCACGATTTCCACAAAGCCTTGCAGCAGTAATAGCAAGCCAGCAATTGGGATGATGGTTTTAAAAGGGTAGACGGGTGGCCCGTTGGCTGTGATGTTGGAGTGCTCGTTGATGGCCCAAGATTCGCCCGCAAAGTTGTAGCCGGCCCAAGCCAAAGCCACAATGCCTGGAATGAAGAAGATGATGTACAGCGCCAAATCCAAACCCGCTTGCAAGCGCGGCGTGAAAAAGCCGTACAACACGTCGCCGCGCACATGCCCATTCTTAGATAAGGTGTAGGCGCCCGCCATCATGAAGAGCGTTCCGTACATCATGCTCATGACATCAAATGCCCAAGGGTGTGGGTTGTCAAACGCATAACGAGAGACAACTTCCCACGTGATCATGATTGTGAGCACGAAAATCAGCCAAGAAAAAATCTGGCCCACTTGAGTGCTGAGTTTGTCGATGGTGAGTAGTAGTTTTTGCATGGTGTGCTAACTTAAATAAATCAGCCACCCGAAACACTTCGGATGGCCGATGGAAAACGCATCAACTCGTGAAAGTCAAACGTTTAGGCCTTCTTCGCACCGAAGAAGTGGTTGACCGCCATGCGACGGTTGATCACAGTGTCTTGTTCCCACTTCACAGCACGTTGCGCAAACGCTTTTTGTGAGGCAACGATTTCTTTGAACAGTGGGTTCTCGGCAGATTTTTTCTCGACGATTTCGGACCAAATCTTCAGTTGGTCTTGCAAGATCGAATCAGGCGTCTTGTAGAACTTGACCTTGTCTTTGGTTTGCAGCTCTGCGTAGTCTTTCGAGTAGCGATCCACAGCCTTCCAAGACATATCGGCAGACGCTGCCTCTGTCGCACCGGCGATGATGGCTTTCATCTTCGCGGGCAATGCGTCGTACTTGGTCTTGTTGAACATGATCTCAAAGGTCTCAGCGCTTTGGTGGAAGCTTTGCAACATGCACACCTTAGACACATCGGGGAAGCCCAAGATGCGGTCAGAGGTGGCGTTGTTGAATTCGGCGCCGTCGAGCAAGCCGCGGTCCATCGCTGGCACGATTTCGCCGCCTGGCAAGGCATTCACAGCAGCGCCCATGGCGGTGAACAAGTCAATGGCCAAACCGTTTGTGCGGAACTTCAAGCCTTTGAAATCAGCAGACTTGGTGATGGGCTTTTTGAACCAGCCCAAAGGTTGGGTGGCCATAGGGCCGTACAAGAATGATTGCACGTTGCCGCCGATCGAGGCATACAGCTTGGCCAACAGCTCTGCGCCACCGCCGTACTTGTGCCAAGCCAAGATCATGTTGGCATCCATGCCGAACGCGGGGCCAGAGTTCCAAAGGGCCAAAGCGTTTTGCTTGCCGTAGTGATAGCCTAGAACGCCGTGGCCGCCATCCAAAGTGCCTTTAGACACAGCTTCTAACAAACCGAAAGCGGGCACCACAGAACCTGCGGGCAGCACCTCGATCTTCAAATCGCCGCCAGTCATGTCGTTGACCTTCTTTGCATAGTCGAGGGCATACTCGTGAAAGATGTCCTTGGCAGGCCATGTGCTTTGCCAGCGCATGTTGATGGGGCCGGTTTGTGCGGCCACCATGGGCGCGGCTACAACACCCGCAGCGGCAGCGGCTGTGCCCTTCAGTACATTGCGGCGAGCGGTTGTCTTTTTGGTATCGGTCATCGAAAGTCTCCTAGGTTTTGTCAAAGACAGGAATGGGAATGGCGATTCTTATGCGTTGTTCAATAAATGTGGGGTGGGTTTGCCCTAGGCGTATGCTGTGAATGCACGAAATTTGTCTCCTTGGGGACCGCGCGCTTTTATACTGAAGCTCAAATTGATTGAGCTTTACAACTATGAGTAACAACGAGCTTGGCTACGCTGGTGACATCACCCCAGAAACTGCCAACGCGTGGATGCAGTCGGGCGAAGCAGTGATGGTGGATGTGCGAAGCGAAGCAGAACTCGCGTGGGTTGGCTTCGTGCCTGGTGCCGTGGCGGTGGCGTGGAAGCAGTGGCCTGGCATGGCCATGAACCCCACGTTTGATGCGCAAATCAAAGCAGCCGCCAATGGCAAAAAAGTGGTGTTGCTGTGTCGCAGTGGTGTGCGATCCATCGCTGCAGCCAAACGCGCCACTGAGCTTGGCCTAGAGGCCTACAACATTCTCGAAGGCTTCGAGGGCGATGCCAATGCCGATGGGCATCGCGGCACACAGGGTGGCTGGCGCATGCGCGGTTTGCCTTGGCGCCAAAACTGATTCAAATCCCATGACATTTCTTGCACTCGATGTGGGCAACACACGCCTCAAGTGGGGCCTGTATGACAGCCCTCGGCCCGGCGCTAAGTTGCTGGGTAGTGGGGCGGTGTTTCTAGAAAACATCGATCGCCTCGCTGACGAAGACTGGCGCGAATTGCCAGAGCCCACGCACATGCTGGGCTGCATCGTGGCAGGCGAAGCCATTCGTCGCCGTGTGGAAGAACAAATGGAGTTATGGGACATCACGCCTCATTGGGCCGTGTCCTCTGCTGCAGAGGCAGGGCTGACGAATGGCTACGACCATCCGACGCGCTTGGGCGCTGATCGCTGGGTGGCCATGATTGGTGCGCATGCCCGCATGCTCCGGCACGTCAACGGTGGTCCATCCAAACCCATGGTGGTGGTGATGGTGGGCACAGCGGTGACGGTGGAAGCCATTGATGCGAGTGGCAAATTTTTGGGCGGTCTCATCTTGCCCGGCCACGGCATCATGTTGCGTGCGCTCGAGTCAGGCACTGCTGGCTTGCGTGTGCCAACAGGCGATGTGGTGGAGTTCCCCACCAACACCAGCGATGCCCTCACCAGCGGCGGCACGTACGCCATTGCGGGCGCGGTCGAGCGCATGGTGCAGCACGTTCGCCAACACTGCGGAGCCGAGCCCGCATGCTACATGACGGGTGGTGCAGGCTGGAAGATGGCACCAAGCATGTCGGTTCAGTTTGAGCTGGTCGACTCGCTCATCTTTGATGGCTTGCTTGAAATTGCCAAACAGCGCTTGGACGAACCATCGCCTGTGTGGCCCTCTCGCTCGCTGTTTTAACTTTGGTTTGAACGGGGTAGCCCCTCATGACACGGGGCATAGGCAGCGGCTAGACTCAGAGCCATGAAAGTCATCGATTCCCTCGTAACGCAAGCGCCCAACATCGCGGCCATTCGCCGCGACATCCATGCCCATCCCGAGCTGTGCTTTGAAGAAATTCGCACCGCAGATGTTGTCGCGCAAAAGCTGACCGAGTGGGGCATTCCCGTGCATCGCGGCATGGGTAAAACGGGTGTGGTGGGCATCTTGAAATGTGGCACCAGCGACCGTGCCATTGGCCTGCGTGCAGACATGGACGCCTTGCCCATGCAAGAGTTCAACCAATTTGCCCACGCCAGTCAACATGCCGGCAAGATGCACGCCTGCGGGCATGACGGCCATGTGGCCATGCTCTTGGCAGCGGCGCAATATTTGTCAAAGCACCAAGACTTTGACGGTACTGTGTACTTCATCTTCCAACCCGCCGAAGAAGGCGGTGGTGGCGCTCGTGAAATGATTCGCGATGGCTTGTTTGACAAATTCCCCATGCAAGCCGTCTACGGCATGCACAACTGGCCGGGCCTCAAAGAAGGGCAGTTTGCGCTGAGCGCTGGCCCTGTGATGGCCTCAAGCAACGAATTCAAAATCACCATCCACGGCAAAGGCTGCCACGCCGCGTTGCCGCACAACGGCATTGACCCCGTGGTGATCGCATGCCAAATGGTGCAAGCCTTTCAAACCATCGTCAGCCGGAACAAAAAGCCAGTCGATGCAGGCGTCATCTCCGTCACCATGATCAACGCAGGCGAAGCCACCAACGTGGTGCCCGACCACTGCGAGCTGCAAGGCACGGTGCGCACCTTCAGTGTGGAAGTGCTAGACATGATCGAGCAACGCATGCGCGATGTAGCCGCCCACACCAGCGCCGCCTTTGGTGCGACATGCACGTTCGAGTTTGAACGGAACTATCCGCCCACCATCAACCACCCCGCTGAAACTGAATTTGCTCGCGAGGTGATGACCGACATTGTTGGCGCCGCCAATGTGTTGCCTCAAGAACCCACCATGGGCGCGGAAGACTTCTCGTACATGCTGCAAGCCAAGCCTGGCGCATATTGCTTCATTGGCAATGGCGATGGCCTACACCGCGAAATCGGCCACGGCGAAGGCCCATGCACCCTGCACAACCCCAGCTACGACTTCAATGACGCCCTCATTCCCATGGGGGCCACCTATTGGGTCAAACTCGTAGAAGCCGCATACTGCGTTGATCCCCTTAATCGGGGTCAGTAAGCAGACAGCAGCGCGTTCAAATGCGCTTTGTGTTCATCTGTTGCATAAGGCAACAGCAAGCCCAGCACACTCTTAGCTCCGCGCAGCAGTGATGCTTGCGCGCTTTCGGGCTCTAGCGCATGGCGCGGATCGCGCACGTATTCGTAGCTCAGCCACCAGGTCAGCATCACCACCATGTGCGTGGCGGTGGCTTCGCGCTCTGACACCGTGATGGCCAACGCGCCATCGTGCGCTAGGCTGTCTAGCAATGTTCGAAACGCGGTGGTCTTGTGCAGCAGCGCATCTTTGATATGGGTTTCCAGCTTGCGGTTCTTGCTCAGCAAGTCGTTCAAATCGCGGTACAAAAACCGGTATTGCCACACCAACTCAAACAAGGTGTGCATGAAAAACCAAGCGTCTTCCACGTCGTGCACGCCCGGGGCAGCGTTGAGCAACTCATTCAGTGCCGACTCGTAGCGGTTAAAAAGCGCCGTGACCAGCTCCTCCTTGGCGGGGTAGTGGTAGTACAGGTTGCCAGGGCTGATGTTGAGCTCAGACGAGATCAATGTGGTCGACACATTAGGCTCACCAAAGCGGTTAAAGAGGTCGAGCGTGACCTCCAAAATCCGCTCTGCGGTACGGCGTGGCGCTTTCTTTGTCATCAATTATTTCTTGGCTGTTTTCTTCGCTGGCGCTTTCTTCGCGGCAGCCTTAGCCGCAGGCTTGGTCGCTGCTTTGGGTTTGGTTGCAGCTTTGGGCTTAGTACCCAGTTGCGCTTCAAGTGCCGCCACACGCGCATGCAAGGCCTTCATTTCGGCGGCTGATGGCAAGCCCAAGCTGTGCAACGCCTTGGCCACGCGATCTTCAAAAATACCCTCCAGCTTGCCCCATTGGCCAGTGGCACGTTCGCTCAGGGTGTGGGCTGCTTGCGTGGCTTTTTGTGTGGCCTCGGCCAGTTTTTCTTCAGCGGTGCTGTGGGCTTTGCGCTGCATGCTGATGCCATCGCTTACCAACTTCTCAAATGCTTTGGTACCGTCTTGCTGCGCTTTGGCAAACGCACCCAAGCCTGCCAGCCAAATTTGCTGGGCTTGTTCTTTCACGTTGTCAGACATGGCTGCTGGATCGAATGGGTTTTTGGTAGACATCTGTACAGGCTTTCAAACAAAACATAAAACTGCACTTTAACGCCGAGTGCGTCGAAACACCACATGAAGTTTAGTTAGACTTCCCTAACAATGAGTAGCGACAAACCCGAGACAAACAGCACCGCTTGGTACGTGGTCCACACCAAGCCCCGCCAAGAAAACCGAGCCCTTGAAAACCTGCAAAACCAAGGCTTCAATTGCTTCTTGCCCACCATGCAGGTGCAAAAGTTGCGCAACCAAAAAGTGCAGACCATCACCGAGCCCATGTTCAGCCGTTATCTGTTCATTGAGCTCGATGACCAAAATCAAAACTGGGGGCCCATCCGTTCTACCTTGGGTGTGAGCAAGTTGGTCAGCTTTGGGCCACAGCCCGCCAAAGTGCCGCCCGAGTTCATCGCCTTCTTAAAAGAAGCGCCACCCGAAACCCTTGAACGCATGTTTGCTCCGGGCGACAACGTGCAAATTGCTAGCGGCCCGCTGCAGGGCTTAGAGGGTAAATACATCGCCCACGATGGCGAAACCCGAGCCTTTGTGTTAGTAGATTTGCTGGGGCAGCCGCAAAAACTGCGCATGGCGGTCGAGAGCCTGCGTGTGGTCTAGCTTCACGGCGATAATTCTCAAATGCATCAAGTTCTTCCTGTCATTCTTTGTGGCGGCTCAGGCACACGTTTGTGGCCTTTGTCGCGTGCGGGCTTTCCCAAGCAGTTCTTGGTTTTATCGGGCAACACCAGCTTGTTTCAGCAAGCGGTTGAGCGCGTGAACCAACTGGGAGCTGCAGACATCACCGTGGGCAACACTTTGGTGGTCACCAACGAAGAGCACCGCTTTTTGTCGCTAGAACAGCTGCGCGAAATCAAAGGCGTCAACGCCACCCTGCTGCTAGAGCCCACAGGCCGCAACACTGCCCCCGCACTCACCTTGGCGGCCTTGCAAGCCACTGAAGGCGACCAAGACCCCATTTTGGTTGTCACCCCCGCCGACCAAACCGTGCAAAACCCCGCAGCGTTTCAGCAGGCGCTGCAGCAAAGCATTCGTGCGGCGGCAAATGGCGGCATCGTTATTTTGGGCATCACGCCCGACAAGCCCGAAACTGGCTACGGCTACATCCAGCAGTCCGGCACAGCCGGTGCGCAGGGTGAATACACCGTGGCGCAGTTTGCCGAAAAGCCAAGCCTAGAGGTGGCCCAGGCATACCTAGCCGGTGGGCAACACACTTGGAACAGCGGCATGTTTGTGCTGCGTGCCAGCACATGGCTCAAAGCCCTGCAGCACTTCCGCCCAGACATCGCCACAGCCACACAAGCAGCATGGCAAGGCAAAACCATCGATGCACCTTTTGTGCGCCCCAGCAAAGAAGCCTTTGCCCAAGTGCCGTCTGAGTCGGTCGACTACGCCGTCATGGAAAAGTGCCCAGGCTCTAGCTACCCCATCCACATGGTGTCGCTGGACGCCGGCTGGAACGACCTAGGCGCGTGGGACGCCGTGTGGCAAGTCAACCAAGACGGCCACCAAGACGCCCAAGGCAACGTGGTGCAGGGCGACGCTTTGTTGGCCGACACCACCAACACCTTCATCCACGCAAGCAGCCGCTTGGTGGGGGCTGTTGGCGTGAGCAACCTCATCGTGGTAGAAACGCCAGATGCCGTGCTGGTGGCCGATCGCAGCCAAAGCCAGAACGTTAAAAAACTCGTGCAACAGCTGGAAGCCAAAAAGCGCGAAGAGCTGAGCTTGCACCGTAAAGTGCACCGCCCATGGGGCTGGTACGACAGCATTGACGAAGCCGAGCGCTTCAAAGTCAAACGCATTCAAGTCAAACCTGGCGCGAGCCTCAGTTTGCAAAAACACCACCACCGTGCCGAGCATTGGATTGTGGTCAAAGGCACAGCCCAAGTGACGTGTGGCGACAAGGTCACGCTCGTCACAGAAAACCAATCCACCTACATCCCTCTGGGCGAAGTGCACCGTTTGGCCAACCCAGGCACCATTCCGCTTGAAATCATCGAAGTGCAATCGGGTAGCTATTTGGGTGAAGACGACATCATCCGCTTTGAGGACACATATGGGCGCGGCTAACGTGACCGACAAAATTTACGTCGCAGGCCACCGTGGCATGGTGGGCTCGGCCATCGTGCGCCACTTGCTGGCGCAGGGTGTGGCACAAGGCCACATCATCACCCGCGCCCATGCCGAGTTAGACCTGACTAACCAAGCCGCTGTGCAAGCGTTCTTCGCGGCAGAAAAACCCACGCAGGTGTACTTGGCTGCAGCCAAAGTAGGTGGCATTCATGCCAACAACGTCTACCCTGCTGACTTCATCTATCAAAACCTCATGATGCAAGCCAACGTCATCGAGGCTGCGTTTCAGAATGGCGTGCAAAAGCTGCTCTTCTTGGGTTCGAGCTGCATTTACCCGCGCATGGCGCAACAGCCCATGCGGGAAGATGCGCTGCTCACCGGTACGCTAGAGCCAACGAACGAGCCCTACGCCATTGCCAAAATTGCAGGCATCAAACTCTGCGAAAGCTACAACCGGACAATACGGCGCAAGCCACGGCGTGGACTACCGCAGCGTCATGCCCACCAACCTCTATGGTCCCGGCGACAACTACCACCACGAAAACAGCCACGTCATTCCTGCGCTCATTCGCCGCTTCCACGAAGCCAGGTTGGCTGGTGCGCCCAGCGTCGCCATATGGGGAACAGGCACACCGCGCCGCGAGTTTTTGTATGTAGACGACATGGCCGCCGCCAGCGTGCACGTCATGCAGCTGCCCAAAGCCACGTACGACCAGCACACCACCCCCATGCAAAGCCACATCAACGTCGGCAGCGGTTCGGATGTGACCATTGCCAATGTGGCGAAAATCATTGCGCAAACTGTGGGCTACCAAGGCCAAATCGAGTTCGACACCTCCAAGCCCGATGGCGCCCCACGCAAGTGGATGGATAGTTCGCGCCTCAACGCGCTGGGCTGGCAAGCCAAGGTGGATTTACAACACGGCCTTGCTGCCGCCTATCAAGACTTTGTGAGCAAACTATGACGCAGAAAACTCAACCCAAAGTCGCCCTCATCACGGGCATCACAGGCCAAGATGGCTCTTACCTCGCTGAGTTCTTGCTAGAGAAGGGCTACATTGTTCACGGCATCAAGCGCCGTGCTTCGCTGTTCAACACCCAACGCGTGGACCACATCTACCAAGATCCACATGTGGAGCATGCCAACTTCAAGCTGCACTATGGCGACCTGAGCGACACGAGCAACCTCATTCGCATCGTGCAAGAAACCCAGCCCGATGAAATCTACAACCTCGGTGCACAAAGCCATGTGGCCGTGTCATTTGAGTCGCCTGAATACACCGCAGATGTAGACGGCATTGGCACCCTGCGCCTGCTTGAAGCTATTCGTATCTTGGGCCTTGAAAAGAAAACCCGCTTTTACCAAGCAAGCACCTCAGAGTTGTATGGCTTGGTACAAGAAATCCCGCAAAAAGAAACCACGCCTTTTTACCCACGCAGCCCCTACGCCGTGGCCAAGATGTATGCGTATTGGATTGTGGTGAACTACCGCGAAGCCTATGGCATGTATGCCTGCAACGGCATCTTGTTTAACCACGAAAGCCCACGCCGTGGCGAAACCTTTGTCACCCGCAAAATCACCCGAGGCCTAGCCAACATCGCTCAAGGCCTAGAGCAATGCCTGTACATGGGTAACCTAGACGCCCTGCGCGATTGGGGCCACTCCAAAGACTACGTACGCATGCAATGGATGATGCTGCAGCAAGACCAAGCGGAAGACTTTGTGGTGGCAACCGGTGTGCAGCACAGCGTGCGCCAGTTCATTCAGTGGAGTGCAGAAGAGCTGGGCGTTACCCTCAAGTTCGCGGGCGAAGGTGTCAACGAAACTGCAACCGTCACAGCCATCAAAGGCGACAAGGCCCCGGGCCTCAAGGTGGGTGATGTGATCGTCAAAATCGATCCCCGCTACTTCCGCCCCACCGAGGTGGAGACTTTGCTGGGCGACCCATCCAAGGCCAAAGCTAAGCTGGGCTGGATGCCAGAAATTACCGTACAGCAAATGTGCGCCGAAATGGTGGCTGCCGATTTGCAAGAGGCCCAAAAACACGCATTGCTCAAAAAGCACGGGTACCAACTCAATGTGAGTGTGGAATAAGCTAGTGTTGATAAAAAATTTAACACGTTACTAGTTACAAAGTATTCTTGCTGAGCCAATTAACCGTCGTATTGATAAGGGCATGCCTCATAATCGAAGGCTTTGCTTTTGAGTGAAAAGGCGGTAGCCTGCCTGATTTCATTTCGCTTCAATTTTGTGACAGTTTTACCTGCGTCAGCCCCAATGCCTCAGCACGTTGCCATCATCATGGATGGCAATGGACGTTGGGCCCAAAAGCGCTTCATGCCCCGCACTGCTGGGCATGCCAAGGGGGCGGCAGGTGTGAAAGCCTTGGTAGAGCATTGCGCCAAACAAGGTATCAAATACCTCACCCTGTTTGCCTTCAGCACCGAAAACTGGCAGCGCCCTGCAGACGAGGTATCCACCCTCATGGGGCTGTTTGTGCAGTACCTTGAAAAAGAAATGAAAAGCCTCGCCGACGCTGGCGTGCGCCTAAAGGTGATTGGCGATGTGGCTGGCTTTGCACCCGAGCTGCAGCAGCGCATCCACGCGGCAGAGGCGGCCACAGCCAGCAAAACCGCCATCACTTTGTGTGTTGCAGCCAACTATGGCGGGCGTTGGGATGTTTTGCAAGCTGTAAAGAACTGGCAAGCAGCCAATCCTCAGCAAAGTGTGGCCGAACTGACTGAGCCTGCACTAGCGCAGAACCTCAGCACCGCAGACATGCCTGAGGTGGACTTGCTCATTCGCACTGGGGGCGAGCAACGCATAAGCAACTTTTTACTCTGGCAGAGCGCCTATGCTGAGTTGTACTTCACCGATGTGCTGTGGCCAGAGTTTGATGGCATAGAGCTTGATAAGTCGCTTAAGTGGTACTCACAGCGCACTAGACGCTTCGGTAAGACGACGGAGCAGATTGTGGGTGAGACCGAAAAGGTCCAGTGATTGATGACGGCTAGCGAGATACAAAAGGCGCCATTACATTTGTTGGTGCTTTGTCATAAAAATGAGTATTTTGAAAAAAGTTGAATAATGAAAAAAGCATTGGTGACGGGAG
This window harbors:
- the gmd gene encoding GDP-mannose 4,6-dehydratase — encoded protein: MTQKTQPKVALITGITGQDGSYLAEFLLEKGYIVHGIKRRASLFNTQRVDHIYQDPHVEHANFKLHYGDLSDTSNLIRIVQETQPDEIYNLGAQSHVAVSFESPEYTADVDGIGTLRLLEAIRILGLEKKTRFYQASTSELYGLVQEIPQKETTPFYPRSPYAVAKMYAYWIVVNYREAYGMYACNGILFNHESPRRGETFVTRKITRGLANIAQGLEQCLYMGNLDALRDWGHSKDYVRMQWMMLQQDQAEDFVVATGVQHSVRQFIQWSAEELGVTLKFAGEGVNETATVTAIKGDKAPGLKVGDVIVKIDPRYFRPTEVETLLGDPSKAKAKLGWMPEITVQQMCAEMVAADLQEAQKHALLKKHGYQLNVSVE
- the uppS gene encoding polyprenyl diphosphate synthase, which gives rise to MPQHVAIIMDGNGRWAQKRFMPRTAGHAKGAAGVKALVEHCAKQGIKYLTLFAFSTENWQRPADEVSTLMGLFVQYLEKEMKSLADAGVRLKVIGDVAGFAPELQQRIHAAEAATASKTAITLCVAANYGGRWDVLQAVKNWQAANPQQSVAELTEPALAQNLSTADMPEVDLLIRTGGEQRISNFLLWQSAYAELYFTDVLWPEFDGIELDKSLKWYSQRTRRFGKTTEQIVGETEKVQ